A part of Natronorubrum sediminis genomic DNA contains:
- a CDS encoding aspartate kinase: MRVVAKFGGTSLGSGDRINRAADSIAAAVEDGHEIAVVASAMGSTTDDLLEEITFETDEADRAQIVSMGERTSVRMLKAALAARGIDATFFEPGADGWPVVTDEYGEVDVEETQNRALEVADDLEETVPVLTGFLAEGPEGSITTLGRGGSDTTAVMMGKYMDADEVVIVTDVEGVMTGDPHVVEGARNVGEISVDELRNLSFRGAEVVAPSALSYKGGNLDVRVVHYQHGDLLSGGTSIEGEFKNLVDLRERPLACLTVAGRAIRNEPGIFNHLSEALAESDVNIDAVASGMDTVTFYIDEEEAERAENILHREVIARDELSSVTVDSPTAVVRVTGGELPNQPGIISEIVNPIAEERIHLQDIITSATSVALFVEWDDREKTLELTQDLF, translated from the coding sequence ATGCGCGTTGTAGCCAAATTCGGCGGAACGAGCCTGGGAAGCGGGGATCGGATCAACCGAGCGGCGGATTCGATCGCGGCAGCCGTCGAGGACGGCCACGAAATCGCCGTCGTCGCCAGTGCGATGGGGTCGACGACCGACGACCTGCTCGAGGAGATTACCTTCGAAACCGACGAAGCCGACCGCGCACAGATCGTCAGTATGGGCGAACGGACGTCCGTTCGCATGCTCAAGGCCGCGCTGGCGGCGCGCGGGATCGATGCGACGTTCTTCGAACCGGGTGCGGACGGCTGGCCGGTCGTCACCGACGAGTACGGCGAGGTCGACGTCGAGGAGACCCAGAACCGCGCACTCGAGGTCGCAGACGATCTCGAGGAGACGGTACCGGTGCTCACCGGGTTCCTCGCGGAAGGCCCGGAGGGCTCGATCACGACACTCGGACGGGGTGGCAGCGACACGACGGCGGTCATGATGGGCAAGTACATGGACGCCGACGAGGTCGTCATCGTCACCGACGTCGAGGGCGTCATGACCGGCGACCCTCACGTCGTCGAGGGAGCCCGAAACGTCGGAGAAATTTCCGTCGACGAGCTCCGGAATCTCTCCTTCCGCGGGGCCGAAGTCGTCGCGCCGTCCGCTCTCTCCTACAAGGGTGGAAATCTCGACGTTCGCGTCGTCCACTATCAACACGGCGACTTGCTCTCGGGCGGGACGAGCATCGAAGGCGAGTTCAAGAACCTCGTCGACCTGCGAGAGCGCCCGCTCGCTTGCTTGACTGTCGCCGGTCGCGCGATCCGTAACGAACCCGGAATCTTCAACCACCTCTCGGAGGCACTCGCCGAGAGCGACGTCAACATCGACGCCGTCGCGAGCGGCATGGACACCGTCACGTTCTACATCGACGAAGAAGAGGCCGAACGCGCCGAGAACATCCTCCATCGCGAGGTCATCGCCCGGGACGAACTCTCGAGCGTCACCGTCGACTCGCCGACCGCCGTCGTTCGCGTGACTGGCGGCGAACTCCCCAACCAGCCGGGCATCATCAGCGAAATCGTCAACCCCATCGCCGAAGAACGCATCCACCTGCAGGATATCATCACGAGCGCGACCAGCGTCGCCCTCTTCGTCGAGTGGGACGACCGCGAGAAGACCCTCGAGTTGACCCAGGACCTCTTTTAA
- a CDS encoding class I adenylate-forming enzyme family protein: MARRAERFPDRTAVVDTSEERLYAPAETIHENRVTYGELAAIVDRTAQHLTALGIGAGDTVCLLTRNRVASLAICFACRRLEAAFAPISHWLTPVTVERPFAVLDPDLVVSEAAQRDLVRSIPFDRSVTLEELANADRAPISDENGADHDGRDEPDGHSDDTRTPLAIFHGTEGRPVVGYTERTLEWNCISALLTWDLSRTDVAPLVAPLSSVAGLVRVALPLLYVGGTVLLDRAFDPGDTLTAIADERATVLAGNSRPLEQLAAEPGFAEAAASLERTVVEHSMSDDARTRYRDAGVSLANAYGRLECPTALSQSFDGTDDDATETASRVVGRPVVNCRARIVDDAGSVLAGDGEGDLELSGSVVADGYVDPAGIADGNWTVNLERQRETVDDSGSGDESDEVDGDAQLSDGWLHTEQSVRRTEDGDYQLR; this comes from the coding sequence ATGGCACGTCGGGCGGAGCGATTTCCCGATCGAACGGCAGTCGTCGATACCTCCGAGGAGCGATTGTATGCCCCCGCAGAAACGATACACGAAAACCGGGTCACGTACGGAGAACTCGCGGCGATCGTGGACCGAACTGCACAACACCTGACAGCACTCGGCATCGGTGCCGGTGACACCGTCTGTCTCCTCACGCGAAACCGGGTCGCCTCGCTGGCGATTTGCTTCGCCTGCCGTCGACTTGAGGCCGCCTTCGCACCGATTTCCCACTGGCTCACACCGGTGACCGTCGAGCGCCCGTTCGCGGTTCTCGATCCCGACCTCGTCGTATCGGAAGCCGCCCAGCGCGACCTCGTCCGGTCGATTCCGTTCGACCGATCGGTCACACTCGAGGAACTCGCGAACGCCGATCGAGCACCGATATCCGACGAAAACGGGGCCGACCACGACGGTCGTGACGAACCCGATGGCCACAGCGACGACACCCGGACGCCTCTGGCGATTTTCCACGGTACCGAGGGTCGACCGGTCGTGGGCTACACCGAACGCACACTCGAGTGGAACTGCATCTCGGCGCTTCTCACCTGGGACCTCTCGCGGACCGACGTCGCCCCGCTCGTGGCACCTCTCTCGAGCGTGGCTGGACTCGTTCGGGTCGCGTTGCCGTTGTTGTACGTCGGGGGGACCGTGTTGCTCGACAGGGCGTTCGACCCCGGTGACACCCTGACAGCGATCGCCGACGAACGCGCGACGGTTCTGGCCGGCAACTCACGTCCGTTGGAACAACTCGCAGCTGAACCCGGATTTGCGGAGGCCGCGGCGTCACTCGAGCGAACCGTCGTCGAGCACTCCATGTCCGACGACGCTCGAACTCGGTATCGAGACGCCGGCGTCTCGCTCGCCAACGCGTACGGACGACTCGAGTGCCCGACCGCGTTGAGCCAGTCGTTCGACGGGACCGACGACGACGCGACGGAGACTGCCTCTCGGGTCGTCGGCCGCCCGGTCGTGAACTGTCGCGCCCGAATCGTCGACGACGCGGGTAGCGTCCTCGCTGGCGACGGCGAGGGCGACCTCGAACTCTCGGGCTCGGTCGTCGCCGACGGTTACGTCGATCCTGCCGGTATCGCGGACGGAAACTGGACCGTGAATCTCGAGCGACAACGTGAGACAGTCGACGACAGCGGTTCTGGGGACGAATCCGACGAGGTCGACGGAGACGCACAGCTTTCAGACGGCTGGCTTCACACCGAACAGTCGGTTCGGCGAACCGAAGACGGAGACTACCAGCTTCGATGA
- a CDS encoding bactofilin family protein encodes MLEQWSPKRGLVVVLVVLIVCGTVPIPVAAQTDGQTGGTVVVEEGETVDSLEAFGGTVVVSGTVTGDVSAVGGDVRVEETGEVGGDLEAAGGSVTIAGTVDGDVDAAAGSLTITESGTVGGTLVAGAGVVTISGTLDGDAEIGADTIQLGDEAQVAGDLRYDATIEGDTDVVEGELEEDPALGVDGAPMIGPLASWVFAAYVLAANLLVGALLLALFPRFSSGVAGHVAGEPLRSGLVGIGVLLGIPIVLIALAISVVGIPLSLFGGLLFALVLWIGFVYGWFAVAAWLLSLVGLGNRWLALVVGLVAGVVLSQLPVPVIGEVISLFVLLVGLGAFARALFGHWRRGRKRESSRRTGARTDRPATE; translated from the coding sequence ATGCTCGAGCAGTGGTCACCCAAACGGGGTCTCGTCGTGGTCTTGGTCGTCCTCATCGTCTGTGGGACGGTCCCGATACCGGTTGCTGCCCAGACTGACGGGCAAACTGGTGGGACCGTCGTCGTCGAGGAGGGCGAAACGGTCGACAGCCTCGAGGCGTTCGGCGGAACCGTCGTCGTCAGCGGGACCGTTACCGGTGACGTCAGCGCCGTCGGTGGCGACGTCCGCGTCGAAGAGACGGGTGAGGTCGGCGGCGACCTCGAGGCTGCTGGCGGAAGCGTGACGATCGCCGGAACCGTCGACGGCGACGTCGACGCCGCTGCGGGAAGTCTCACGATCACCGAATCGGGGACCGTCGGCGGCACGCTCGTGGCCGGCGCGGGGGTCGTGACGATTTCGGGCACCCTCGACGGTGACGCCGAAATCGGAGCCGATACGATCCAACTCGGTGACGAGGCGCAGGTCGCCGGCGACCTGCGCTACGACGCGACGATCGAAGGAGACACGGACGTCGTCGAGGGCGAACTCGAGGAAGATCCCGCCCTCGGCGTCGACGGCGCGCCGATGATCGGCCCGCTCGCCTCGTGGGTGTTCGCGGCCTACGTCCTCGCGGCGAATCTGCTGGTGGGTGCGCTGTTGCTCGCCCTCTTCCCGCGCTTTTCGAGCGGCGTCGCCGGCCACGTCGCGGGAGAACCCCTTCGCTCGGGTCTGGTCGGCATCGGCGTCCTCCTCGGGATTCCCATCGTTCTGATCGCGCTCGCGATCAGCGTCGTCGGCATTCCACTGTCGCTGTTCGGGGGGTTGCTATTCGCACTGGTGCTCTGGATCGGCTTCGTCTACGGCTGGTTCGCCGTCGCCGCGTGGCTCCTCTCGCTCGTTGGACTCGGGAATCGCTGGCTCGCACTCGTCGTCGGGCTGGTCGCCGGTGTCGTCCTCTCACAGCTCCCCGTTCCCGTCATCGGTGAGGTGATTTCCCTGTTCGTCCTGTTGGTGGGCCTCGGCGCGTTCGCTCGAGCACTGTTTGGGCACTGGCGTCGAGGCCGGAAACGAGAGTCTTCGCGTCGAACCGGAGCCAGAACCGACAGACCAGCCACAGAGTAA
- a CDS encoding GNAT family N-acetyltransferase, giving the protein MTVHVRPATTADALEARRILDAAMLEYGDVETLIDGGNVLVAGDYRGGSDGSERLLGTVVLEPHEHERGAHVTAVAVRRRQRARGVGSALIEEGLEREERLTAHFDGDVRPFYDRLGFTLERTESDRYRGVAVASEES; this is encoded by the coding sequence ATGACCGTTCACGTTCGCCCCGCGACGACCGCAGACGCACTCGAAGCTCGCCGAATCCTCGACGCGGCGATGCTCGAGTACGGCGACGTCGAGACGCTGATCGACGGTGGAAACGTTCTCGTCGCGGGCGATTATCGCGGCGGAAGCGACGGCAGCGAACGGCTACTGGGTACCGTCGTCCTCGAGCCACACGAGCACGAACGCGGCGCGCACGTGACAGCCGTCGCCGTACGCCGCCGCCAGCGAGCTCGAGGCGTCGGCAGCGCGCTGATCGAAGAAGGACTCGAGCGTGAAGAGCGACTCACGGCACACTTCGACGGCGACGTCCGCCCGTTTTACGACCGACTCGGCTTCACTCTCGAGCGAACCGAATCTGACCGGTACCGCGGTGTCGCGGTCGCGTCCGAGGAGTCGTGA
- a CDS encoding tryptophanase, translated as MVAYKSKVVERIQLPSRQRRERALEQAGYNVFDLAAEDVFIDLLTDSGTGAMSDEQWAALLRGDEAYAGSRSFDELESAVAEVMGFSRVVPTHQGRGAENVLYGTLLEDGDVALNNTHFDTTRAHVANQGADPVDCPVARAHDLTVDGPFKGNFSLDRARSVVDDVGSERVPLVILTITNNSAAGQPVSVENTRRVREFADEIDATFVIDACRFAENAAFVARREDEFADAEISEIAREQLGYADALVMSGKKDGLVNAGGFVATDDEALFEKCKQRAILYEGFPTYGGMAGRDVAAMAVGLREAVEEAYVTDRIDQVRAFAAMLEDVGVPIYTPPGGHAVYLDAGSTLPHLSAEEFPGQALVCALYREGGVRGVELGSFAFPGTDRPELVRLAVPRRTYHDEHLEHVAETAAAVLETRESIDGLEIASEPAVPELRHFTASLEPISS; from the coding sequence ATGGTCGCGTACAAGTCCAAGGTGGTCGAGCGAATCCAACTCCCCTCCCGGCAGCGGCGCGAACGAGCGCTCGAGCAGGCCGGATACAACGTCTTCGATCTCGCTGCAGAGGACGTCTTCATCGACCTGCTGACCGACAGCGGGACCGGCGCGATGAGCGACGAGCAGTGGGCCGCGTTGCTCCGGGGCGACGAAGCCTACGCGGGGTCGCGAAGCTTCGACGAACTCGAGTCGGCGGTAGCGGAGGTGATGGGATTCTCCCGCGTCGTACCGACCCACCAGGGCCGCGGCGCGGAGAACGTTCTCTACGGCACGTTGCTCGAGGATGGCGACGTGGCGCTCAACAACACGCACTTCGATACGACGCGGGCCCACGTCGCGAACCAGGGGGCCGATCCCGTCGACTGTCCGGTCGCTCGAGCCCACGATCTGACAGTCGATGGCCCGTTCAAGGGCAACTTCTCACTCGACCGTGCGCGCTCGGTCGTCGACGACGTGGGGTCAGAGCGCGTGCCGCTGGTAATTTTGACGATCACGAACAACTCGGCGGCGGGCCAGCCAGTTAGCGTCGAAAACACCCGCCGGGTCCGTGAGTTCGCAGACGAGATCGACGCGACGTTCGTGATCGACGCCTGTCGGTTCGCCGAGAACGCCGCGTTCGTCGCGCGGCGGGAAGACGAGTTCGCCGACGCCGAAATCAGTGAAATCGCCCGCGAACAACTCGGCTACGCCGATGCGCTCGTAATGAGCGGGAAGAAAGACGGGTTGGTCAACGCTGGCGGCTTCGTCGCGACCGACGACGAAGCGCTCTTCGAGAAATGTAAGCAGCGAGCGATCCTCTACGAGGGGTTTCCGACTTACGGCGGGATGGCCGGTCGAGACGTCGCCGCGATGGCCGTCGGCCTCCGCGAGGCCGTCGAGGAGGCCTACGTCACGGACCGAATCGACCAGGTCCGTGCGTTCGCCGCGATGCTCGAGGACGTCGGCGTCCCGATCTACACTCCGCCCGGCGGTCACGCCGTCTACCTCGACGCGGGGTCCACACTCCCACACCTCTCGGCCGAGGAGTTCCCGGGGCAGGCGCTGGTCTGTGCGCTCTACCGAGAAGGTGGCGTTCGCGGCGTCGAACTCGGCAGTTTCGCCTTCCCCGGCACCGACCGGCCGGAACTGGTCCGACTCGCCGTGCCGCGTCGTACCTATCACGACGAGCACCTCGAGCACGTCGCCGAGACCGCCGCCGCCGTCCTCGAAACGCGCGAGTCGATCGACGGACTCGAGATCGCTTCCGAACCCGCGGTGCCCGAGTTACGTCATTTCACGGCGTCGCTCGAGCCGATTTCGTCCTGA
- the alaS gene encoding alanine--tRNA ligase — translation MSELADAYRLEYFEEEGFERKECPSCGAHFWTRDHGRETCGEPPCEEYDFIDNSGFEEEYTLEEMREVFLSYFEDHDHERIDPYPVAANRWRDDVLLTQASIYDFQPLVTSGETPPPANPLTVSQPCIRMQDIDNVGKTGRHTMAFEMMAHHAFNAREDLDDPDQYAYQGEVYWKDRTVELCDGFFESLGIDLEEVIYIEDPWVGGGNAGPAIEVIYRGVELATLVFMSMEQDPEGEYEMKDGNRYSPMDTYIVDTGYGLERWAWVSQGTPTVYEAIYPDMIEFLKDNADIDHTDDQAELVYRAAKLAGHMDIDEAEDMETARGEIAAELDVDAAALEELMEPLEDIYAIADHCRTLAYMLGDGIVPSNVGTGYLARMVLRRTKRLCDNVGVDAPLDELVDMQAERLEYENRDTIRDIVRTEVEKYRETLERGGRRVEALAEEYAKKGEAIPTQELIELYDSHGIQPDMVAEIADEAGADVDVPDDFYSLVAKRHDTPEAIDAAEDEEDERFEDLPKTEKLYYDDQQRTQFEAVVLDVFEREEGYDVVLDQTMFYPEGGGQPADTGTLSTDDTTVEVTDVQIEDGVILHRTDERPGKGEFANGQLDAGRRRQLMRHHTATHIVIHAARQILGEHIRQAGAQKGVDSSRIDMRHYDRISREDVKRIESLANDIVMDNTAVTQEWPDRHDAESEHGFGLYQGGIPPGEQIRLIHVDDDVQACGGTHVARTGEIGTIKVLSTERVQDGVERITFAAGEAALEATQRKEDALYEAAEILDVSPEDVPETAERFFEEWKDRGKEIDDLTEQLAAARAGGGGDAEEVEVGETTAVVDRIDADVDELRATANAISETGKIAVLGSGQNSAQFVVSVPDGVGVNAGEVVGELASRVGGGGGGPPDFAQGGGPNVEDLDGTLEDAPDILRQVQDA, via the coding sequence ATGAGCGAACTGGCGGACGCGTACCGCCTCGAGTACTTCGAGGAGGAAGGCTTCGAGCGCAAGGAGTGTCCCTCATGTGGCGCGCACTTCTGGACTCGCGACCACGGCCGGGAGACCTGCGGTGAGCCGCCGTGTGAAGAGTACGACTTCATCGACAACTCCGGGTTCGAGGAAGAATACACTCTCGAAGAGATGCGCGAGGTGTTCCTCTCGTACTTCGAGGATCACGACCACGAGCGCATCGATCCCTACCCCGTTGCGGCCAATCGCTGGCGAGACGACGTCTTGTTGACCCAGGCGTCGATCTACGACTTCCAGCCCCTCGTCACGAGCGGCGAGACGCCGCCGCCGGCGAACCCGCTGACGGTCTCTCAGCCGTGCATTCGGATGCAGGACATCGACAACGTCGGCAAGACGGGTCGGCACACGATGGCCTTCGAGATGATGGCCCACCACGCCTTCAACGCACGCGAGGACCTCGACGACCCCGACCAGTACGCCTATCAGGGCGAAGTCTACTGGAAGGACCGTACCGTCGAACTCTGTGACGGCTTCTTCGAGTCTCTCGGCATCGACCTCGAAGAAGTCATTTACATCGAAGATCCGTGGGTCGGCGGCGGCAACGCGGGCCCCGCCATCGAAGTCATCTACCGCGGCGTCGAACTCGCGACGCTCGTCTTCATGTCCATGGAACAGGATCCAGAGGGCGAGTACGAGATGAAAGACGGCAACCGCTACAGCCCGATGGACACCTACATCGTCGACACGGGCTACGGGCTCGAGCGCTGGGCCTGGGTGTCTCAGGGCACGCCGACGGTCTACGAGGCGATCTATCCGGACATGATCGAGTTTCTGAAGGACAACGCCGACATCGACCACACCGACGACCAGGCGGAACTCGTCTACCGCGCAGCGAAACTCGCCGGCCACATGGACATCGACGAGGCCGAGGACATGGAGACCGCTCGCGGCGAGATCGCCGCCGAACTCGACGTCGATGCCGCCGCCCTCGAGGAGCTAATGGAGCCCCTCGAGGACATTTATGCCATCGCCGATCACTGTCGCACCCTCGCGTACATGCTCGGGGACGGCATCGTCCCCTCGAACGTCGGGACGGGCTACCTCGCACGGATGGTCCTCCGACGGACGAAACGCCTCTGTGACAACGTCGGCGTCGACGCGCCACTGGACGAACTCGTCGACATGCAAGCCGAGCGCCTCGAGTACGAGAACCGAGACACCATCCGCGACATCGTCCGAACCGAGGTTGAGAAGTACCGCGAGACGCTCGAGCGCGGGGGCCGTCGCGTCGAGGCGCTCGCCGAGGAGTACGCGAAGAAAGGCGAAGCGATTCCGACCCAGGAACTCATCGAACTCTACGACTCCCACGGCATCCAGCCCGATATGGTCGCCGAGATCGCCGACGAAGCGGGAGCGGACGTCGACGTTCCCGACGACTTCTACAGTCTCGTCGCGAAGCGCCACGATACGCCCGAGGCCATCGACGCGGCCGAGGACGAGGAAGACGAACGCTTCGAGGACCTCCCCAAGACGGAGAAACTCTACTACGACGATCAACAGCGCACGCAGTTCGAAGCCGTCGTCCTCGACGTCTTCGAGCGCGAGGAGGGCTACGACGTCGTCCTCGACCAGACGATGTTCTACCCCGAAGGCGGGGGTCAGCCCGCCGATACGGGAACGCTCTCGACGGACGATACGACGGTCGAAGTCACGGACGTCCAGATCGAAGACGGTGTCATCCTACATCGAACCGACGAGCGCCCGGGCAAGGGCGAGTTCGCCAACGGCCAACTCGACGCCGGCCGACGCCGGCAGTTGATGCGCCACCACACGGCCACCCACATCGTCATCCACGCCGCACGCCAGATTCTGGGCGAGCACATCCGACAGGCTGGTGCCCAGAAGGGCGTCGACAGCTCCCGGATCGACATGCGCCACTACGACCGAATCAGCCGCGAGGACGTCAAGCGCATCGAGTCGCTGGCAAACGACATCGTGATGGACAACACCGCAGTCACCCAGGAGTGGCCCGACCGTCACGACGCCGAATCGGAACACGGCTTCGGCCTCTATCAGGGGGGCATTCCGCCGGGCGAGCAGATCCGCCTGATCCACGTCGACGACGACGTCCAGGCCTGCGGTGGCACTCACGTCGCCCGAACCGGCGAAATCGGCACGATCAAAGTGCTCTCCACCGAGCGCGTTCAAGACGGCGTCGAGCGAATCACGTTCGCCGCCGGCGAGGCCGCCCTCGAGGCGACCCAACGCAAAGAAGACGCACTCTACGAGGCCGCCGAGATTCTGGACGTCTCGCCAGAAGACGTCCCCGAGACCGCCGAACGGTTCTTCGAGGAGTGGAAGGACCGCGGCAAGGAAATCGACGATCTGACCGAACAACTCGCCGCGGCTCGAGCCGGTGGCGGTGGCGACGCCGAAGAGGTCGAGGTCGGCGAGACGACCGCGGTCGTCGACCGCATCGACGCCGACGTCGACGAACTCCGCGCGACGGCGAACGCCATCAGCGAGACGGGCAAGATCGCGGTGCTGGGAAGCGGCCAGAACAGCGCCCAGTTCGTCGTCTCGGTGCCCGACGGCGTCGGCGTCAACGCCGGCGAAGTCGTCGGCGAACTCGCCTCGAGAGTCGGCGGTGGCGGCGGCGGTCCGCCGGACTTCGCACAGGGCGGCGGCCCGAACGTCGAGGATCTGGACGGGACGCTCGAGGACGCACCGGATATCTTGCGACAGGTCCAGGACGCCTGA
- a CDS encoding DUF7342 family protein, translating into MTERSTPSTDPSGQWDSDRTTFQRVYDILVGTTDPVSAQEFAERAHCSETGARHSLEQLVEMGIAEQTGARPTLYQRNPSYFQWKRVETLAREHSVGELRSRLAELIDADQDLQETYGVPDPDAVVVSDDALEDHEALHDQWDDLTTWRTIRQDITVLKRAVQRAESANDGQIQSKT; encoded by the coding sequence ATGACGGAACGATCAACCCCCTCAACCGATCCGTCGGGACAGTGGGATTCAGATCGAACGACGTTTCAACGCGTCTACGATATTCTCGTCGGCACGACCGATCCCGTTTCTGCACAGGAGTTCGCAGAGAGGGCACACTGCTCCGAGACCGGTGCCCGTCACTCACTCGAGCAACTCGTCGAGATGGGAATTGCAGAACAAACCGGGGCGCGACCGACGCTGTATCAGCGTAACCCATCGTACTTCCAGTGGAAACGTGTCGAGACGCTTGCACGCGAACACAGCGTCGGCGAACTTCGGTCGCGGTTGGCAGAACTCATCGACGCAGATCAGGACCTTCAGGAAACGTATGGGGTCCCGGATCCGGATGCAGTCGTCGTCTCTGACGATGCCCTCGAAGATCACGAAGCACTTCACGACCAGTGGGACGACCTCACAACGTGGCGGACCATTCGTCAGGACATCACCGTTCTGAAACGCGCCGTTCAGCGAGCCGAATCAGCAAACGACGGCCAAATCCAGTCGAAGACGTGA
- a CDS encoding replication factor C small subunit, whose amino-acid sequence MSEADAEAAEPTPGKTEVWIEKYRPERLEEIKGHENIVPRLERYVEQDDLPHLMFAGPAGTGKTTAAQATAREIYGDDWRENFLELNASDQRGIDVVRDRIKDFARSSFGGYNYRIIFLDEADALTSDAQSALRRTMEQFSNNTRFILSCNYSSQIIDPIQSRCAVFRFTELSETAIEAQVREIAANEGIDVTGDGVDALVYAADGDMRKAINGLQAAAVMGETVDEETVFAITSTARPEEVEAMVEHAIDGDFTAARAALEDLLTERGLAGGDVIDQLHRSAWEFDIPEQATVQLLERLGEVDYRITEGANERLQLEAMLASLALENDG is encoded by the coding sequence ATGAGCGAGGCCGACGCCGAGGCGGCGGAGCCGACACCCGGCAAGACCGAAGTCTGGATCGAGAAGTACCGGCCCGAACGCCTCGAGGAGATCAAGGGACACGAGAACATCGTCCCGCGACTCGAGCGCTACGTCGAACAGGACGACCTCCCCCACCTCATGTTTGCGGGGCCGGCCGGAACGGGCAAAACCACGGCTGCACAGGCCACCGCCCGCGAAATCTACGGCGACGACTGGCGCGAGAACTTCCTCGAACTCAACGCCTCCGACCAGCGCGGGATCGACGTCGTCCGCGACCGGATCAAGGACTTCGCGCGCTCTTCGTTCGGCGGCTACAACTACCGTATCATCTTTTTGGACGAGGCCGACGCGCTGACGAGCGACGCTCAGTCGGCCCTGCGCCGAACGATGGAGCAGTTCTCGAACAACACCCGTTTCATCCTCTCGTGTAACTACTCGAGTCAGATCATCGACCCGATCCAATCTCGCTGTGCGGTCTTCCGGTTCACCGAACTCTCCGAGACCGCGATCGAAGCCCAGGTTCGCGAAATCGCCGCGAACGAAGGGATCGACGTAACCGGCGACGGCGTCGACGCGCTCGTCTACGCGGCCGACGGCGACATGCGAAAGGCGATCAACGGCCTGCAGGCCGCGGCCGTGATGGGCGAGACCGTCGACGAGGAAACCGTCTTCGCGATCACCTCCACCGCTCGGCCCGAAGAAGTCGAAGCGATGGTCGAACACGCCATCGACGGCGACTTCACGGCCGCTCGAGCAGCTTTAGAGGATCTCCTGACGGAGCGTGGCCTCGCCGGCGGCGACGTCATCGACCAACTCCATCGCTCCGCATGGGAGTTCGATATTCCAGAGCAGGCGACCGTACAGTTGCTCGAGCGCCTTGGCGAAGTCGACTATCGAATCACGGAGGGTGCCAACGAGCGACTCCAACTCGAGGCGATGTTGGCGTCGCTGGCGCTCGAAAACGACGGATAG
- a CDS encoding alpha/beta fold hydrolase has translation MPTTTNGSVSLHYDREGEGEGQSVVFVSEAGLGGWLWGWQHAALAGPSETVVWDLRGTGRSDAPPGPYSLEDLVSDLEAVLAKCEITNAHLVGCGLGGAISLRAARDSSRVETLTLFGTAPRADAFDLESLAASPEDDEALRTSLETAFSDAFLEAQTDVRDGIVDWRADGDADRAGWDAQLAALEEFDATDWLIEVTQPTQVLHGGADELVAPAAGEKLANGLPRGEYVELEGAGHLCFIERSRTVNDRLAGFLEAHVDAE, from the coding sequence ATGCCCACCACAACGAATGGCTCCGTCTCGCTGCACTACGACCGCGAGGGCGAGGGCGAGGGCCAATCGGTCGTCTTCGTCTCCGAGGCCGGCCTCGGTGGCTGGCTCTGGGGCTGGCAACACGCTGCCCTCGCCGGCCCCTCCGAAACCGTCGTCTGGGACCTTCGCGGGACGGGTCGCTCCGACGCACCGCCCGGCCCGTACAGCCTCGAGGACCTCGTGTCGGACCTCGAAGCCGTCCTCGCCAAGTGTGAGATCACGAACGCCCACCTCGTCGGCTGCGGTCTCGGTGGTGCGATCTCGCTGCGGGCCGCTCGAGACTCGAGTCGCGTCGAGACGTTGACGCTCTTCGGAACCGCTCCGCGAGCCGACGCGTTCGACCTCGAGTCCCTCGCCGCGTCCCCCGAAGACGACGAGGCGCTGCGAACGTCGCTCGAGACGGCGTTTTCGGACGCCTTTCTGGAGGCTCAGACGGACGTCCGCGACGGCATCGTCGACTGGCGGGCCGACGGCGACGCCGACCGAGCGGGCTGGGATGCACAATTGGCCGCACTCGAGGAGTTCGACGCGACGGACTGGCTAATCGAGGTCACACAGCCGACGCAGGTGCTCCACGGCGGAGCGGACGAATTGGTCGCACCCGCCGCTGGCGAAAAACTGGCGAACGGACTCCCCCGCGGCGAGTACGTCGAACTCGAGGGAGCGGGCCACCTCTGCTTTATCGAGCGTTCGCGGACGGTCAACGATCGGCTGGCGGGTTTTCTCGAGGCGCACGTCGACGCCGAGTGA
- the samp2 gene encoding ubiquitin-like small modifier protein SAMP2 — translation MHVTVDVKGEDTHEIDLETVSPRSTGATDTEEVTPTYQDLLAELDLSPHEVSVLVDGRPVPEDQPVESESVTVLRLIKGG, via the coding sequence ATGCACGTCACCGTCGACGTCAAGGGCGAGGATACCCACGAGATCGACCTCGAGACGGTGTCTCCGCGTTCGACAGGAGCCACCGACACCGAGGAGGTGACCCCGACCTACCAGGACCTGCTGGCCGAACTCGATCTCAGCCCTCACGAGGTGAGCGTCCTCGTCGACGGCCGGCCCGTCCCCGAGGATCAACCCGTCGAGAGCGAATCGGTAACCGTGTTACGCCTGATCAAGGGCGGATAG